The sequence GCGCACCATCGGTGACAACGCCGAGGTCCGCCGACTCGACCTCGCCGATCTGGCTTCGGTGCGGGACTTCGCCGCGGGCATCGGTTCGGTCGACGTGCTGGTGAACAACGCCGGAGTGATGGCGGTTCCCCGGCGTAAGACTGTCGACGGCTTCGAAATGCAGATCGGCACAAACCATCTAGGCCATTTCGCGCTCACCGGACTGCTACTCGCCAAGATCACCGACCGAATTGTCACGATGTCGAGCACCGCACACAAGATGGGATCCATCGACCTCGACGATCTCAACTGGGAAAACCGCAAGTACAACCGGTGGAGCGCGTACGGACAGTCGAAACTCGCGAATCTTCTGTTCACCTACGAGCTACAGCGCAGACTCGCCGCGGCGGGGTCATCGGTCAAGGCTGTGGCCGCGCATCCCGGTTACGCATCGACCAATCTGCAGGCCCACACCGAGTCGGTACAGGACAAGCTGATGGCCGTCGGTAACCGAATCTTCGCGCAGTCAGCGGAGATGGGTGCTCTGCCCATGCTGTACGCGGCCGCCGTTCCCGATGTGGCGGGCGGTAGTTATCTCGGGCCGGACGGGCTGTTCGAGCAGCGTGGCCACCCG comes from Rhodococcus oxybenzonivorans and encodes:
- a CDS encoding oxidoreductase: MTKWTAADIADQQGRTFVVTGANSGLGEVAARALAKAGAHVVLACRDTTKGDAVARTIGDNAEVRRLDLADLASVRDFAAGIGSVDVLVNNAGVMAVPRRKTVDGFEMQIGTNHLGHFALTGLLLAKITDRIVTMSSTAHKMGSIDLDDLNWENRKYNRWSAYGQSKLANLLFTYELQRRLAAAGSSVKAVAAHPGYASTNLQAHTESVQDKLMAVGNRIFAQSAEMGALPMLYAAAVPDVAGGSYLGPDGLFEQRGHPKVVGSNEKSRDEKTAGALWSLSENLTGVEYTFA